The region ATGAGACAGCACAAACTCATGAGCCTATACTTATTACTGGAAAAAGAAATAATGTAGTTATGCTATCACAAGAAGACTGGAATGCAATAGAAGAAACACTATATTTAAATTCTATACCAAATATGGCTTCTTCAATTCAAGAGTCTATGAATGCAGATGATAGTGAGTTTAGTGAAGATATTGAATGGTAGAGTATAAAATACTTTATAGTAAATTAGCATTAAAAGATGCTAAAAAACTATCAATTACTAATTTAGATAAAAAAGTTAAAGAGCTTATTGAAATAATAAAAAAAGATCCATTTCAAAACCCACCTCCTTATGAAAAATTAGTAGGAAACTTAAATGGTTCCTATTCGAGAAGAATAAATATTCAACATCGACTGGTTTATGAAGTAAAAGAAGATGAAAAGAAAGTAAGAATTTCTAGAATGTAGTCACATTATGGAGAATAAGATAACAAATCAGTGGAGCCAACAAATTACCCTGCCGGGTTATTAATTGGCTCATTTTAAACGTTATAAAGAAGTCATTAGATGATAAACTTAACAGATTTGATTTATTATAACTATTATATATAAGGAGAATTAAATGGATATTCTTAGTTTTATTGAGCGCGTAAATATTGCTATTCAAATTGTCAAAGAAGGCTATCCTGAAGCTAAGTTGTATGAAGTTGGTGGTGTAGTTAAAAGTAATGAACCAACAACTGATCCTAATAAAATAGACCAATTAAGAGTAGTTTTTCAAAATATTGATAATTCTACAGTAATAATAAAAGAGTCTGACAATGGTAAGTTTGATAGACCGGTGTTTATTCCTGAACCTTGGTTAGAAGATAGTATTATTGATTGGCCTATAAATATGGATCTTTCAAAAGCAAATGAGCTTAAGGAAAAAGCAGGATATAAAAATTCTTATCTTTCAGTAACCTTGAGGACTCCTTTGGATTCTGTACCTAGAAATCCTTATTTTATTTTTATGGGTGATGTTACTGTACCTAGTATATTTGTTAATACTATTACAGGTGAGGTTAAGGTGGGGAGTTTTTAAATCAAATAGATATAATTCTCTTCACAAAAACTAATTAGGAAAAATAATTTATGAATGAAACTTTAATCTATCCAATTCTTGCAATAATAGCTTTCATAGCTTATAAAAAATATACTCAATACAATGTATTAAAACTTGTACCATCTCTTTTAAAACAGGGTGGACAAATCATTGATGTTAGAACAAAAGAAGAGTTTACTTTATCTCACAAAGAGGGAAGTATCAATATTCCACTTGAATCACTTAAAAATAGAATAAATGAGTTAGATAATAGTAAACCTATAATTCTTTGTTGTGCTAGTGGGAGTAGAAGTGGTTTAGCAAGACGTCTTTTGATTACAAAAGGTTTTGAGAATGTACATAATGCTGGTATGTGGAAATCTCTTTTAAAGTTTTAAAATAGCTTTAATTTTGAGTATTTTTTATTTGCAATAAAGAAAAACCTAAACCTACAAATATTCCACCTGTAATCCTATGAAACCAAGTCATAAAGTTTTGTTTTTTAAACAATCCTCTTGCTGATTTTGCCACAAAACCATAAATACAAAGACTAAAAAAAGAAAAAAACATAAATATCCCAGTCATAATAAAAAACTGAGGCGTAATGTTACTTTTTAGATTTAAAAACTGTGGAAAAAGTGCTATAAAAAATATTATTGGTTTGGGGTTTGTAACAGCCAAAAAGAAAGACTCTAAAAAAGTTTTTTTCAAACTTTTTTCTATCTTTATATTTTCATCTTTTTTTAGTTTTAAAGAAGATGCACTTTTAAACTGTTTTATTCCTAGATAAATCAAATATCCAGCCCCAACTATTTTTACAATCATAAATAAAGTTGCAGAAGTAAGTAAAATAATACCTAACCCAGAAATAGAAATAGAAGATAAAATAAATAAACCTAATATATTTGCAAAAGAAGATGTAGTAACTGTACGCATATCGTGAACTAATCCATTTGTAATAGCTAAAAAAACAGCAGGACCAGGACTAATTACATAAAAAAAAGCAACAACAGAATATAAAAAAAGTATATGTAAATCCATAAGCATATCCTTGTATGGAATTTATTAAATTATAACTAAAAAAATGTGATAGCCAATATATTAATTGATTACTTTTTATATATAGTATGAAGTATTTATTATCTTTTGACACTAAAAGTGACATCTTTATTTTATAATTAAAATATTTATTTAAGGATTAGAATATGAAAAAAGTAATTTTTTGTTTTGATGGCACGTCAAATGATCCTACTGATTCGCAAGATTTCTTTACTGATACAAGTATTTCTAATGTTTTAAAACTATATTGTTTTTTAGGTGGAATATTACCTAAAGGTACAAGTAGCAAAATAGATACAAGTATTCAAGAAAGTTTTTATTATAGTGGAGTTGGTACACGAGGTAATTGGTTTATTCAAAAATTTAATACATGGTTTGCTCCTCCTTATGGAGATATGTCAGATATCATTGCTGATGCAAATGAAGATTTAAATAATATTGATGAAAACGATATAGAAATATATATATTTGGATTTAGTCGTGGTGCAGCTATTGCAAGACGATTTGCAAGTCAGTTAAATCCAAAATACAGAGTTAAATTTCTTGGTGTTTTTGATACTGTTGCAGCTACTAGGGGTTCTTTAGACTTAAAAAGTGACACTTATCCAGCAAGTGGAGTTGTATTTGAAAATGGAACTTTAGGAGAACATGTGGAAAAAGCAGTTCATTTAGTTTCTATTGATGAAAAAAGAATTGCTTTTCAACCAACATTATTTAACAAAGATGATAGAGTATTGGAAGTATGGTTTTCGGGTGTTCACTCAGATATAGGAGGTGGATATTGGTTTGATGCATTATCTGATATAACTTTACAATTTATGTGTGATTATGTTAGTTCCCAGTTAAAGTTACTTTCTATAGATGAGATTGAATATAATAAATTAAAAGTAGATGATGAAACAAATATATGCAAAGATGATTTAGAGATTTTACCTTTTATTAGTGGCAAAATGCATGAACAACAAAGAGTAGGTGTATCTAAAAATTTACTAGCCCCAAGATTAGTTAGAGTTAATATCAATGATCATCCTTCATCAACTGATTATCCAATTATTCATCATAGTGTAATTGATAGATTTTTTGAAGTTAAAAGTTATCGTCCTTATGCATTACGTGATACAAGATTTAAAGTTTTAGATAAAAATAATGATATTTCAGAAGAAGTTTACCATGGAATTAATGGATTTAGGAGTTTAAAATCAAGTGAATCTTTTAAATAATATATACTTAACTTAAGATGAATAGATCTTTTTTAGATAAAATTTATTCTTCTTATAGTTTCTAATTATACTAAAAGGTTTAAATGTGAATTATTATTTATTAAATTTAAATTTCCCTTATCACCATATATTGATGAACTGTTAGGTTCTTTTTCACTTAAATCTGCATTTTCAAGTTCTAAGACTTGTTTTATATAATTAATAAGCTTAGTATTGTCATTATTATTCATATAATCTTCTATAGCAGATAAAAAATTTTTTTCAAACTCTTTGTCACTTTTTAATTTATCAATAAGTTTATTAAAATCAACCTCTTTATCAGTATTTTTAAGATCAAACGCTATGTTAGCACTCTTAAAAGAATTATTTTCATATGAAGTATATGTGTATCTTAAATTTATCCCAGTTGTTTCTTTTGTACCTTCCCTTGTATAATTCTCATCATCCCAAGGTAAGTGGGTAGTTGTTTCATTTACTTTTGTAAAAATACCATAGGTATTAGTAACTTCATTTTTGTCATTTACAATATCAAAAGAGTCATTTGTTAATTTAGATATTGTAAATTTCCCTGAGCCATCAATGCCTTTCTCATAATCTTTAATAATATCTGAAACTTTATTTAGACCTGTTGCTGCGTTTTTTAACCAAGGGTTTTCATCTAGTTGCTTACTTGTAGGAGTATATTCTTTTCTTTCTTCATCTAGTTTTTTTTGAGCTGCTCTTATTGAATTTATTGTATCTTTATCAAGAGTAGTAGGTTCAGGAAGTTCTTTTATTTCACCATAAATTTTCATGATTTATCCTTTCAACTATATTTAAGAATTGTATAATTTATTTTTTAAAAAATAGATTAATTAACAAGAATATTATATATAGGTTTTTTGATGTCAATTAGTTTAGTTAACATTCAATCAAAATATATAATAAATAATTAAAATACCTCTTGACAATAAAATAAGATATAAATGTTAAAAAAATAGCGGAAAAACAGTGTTAATGGAAGCAAAAACTGCAAGCAGATAAGATGGATAAAACTCGTATTAAAATAACAAAAAAGCTAATAAGGAGATTAAAAATTTACTTTTTTCAAAAATATTTGTGGTAACATAATTGTTCATATATGAAAAGGGTTTTATAATTGAAATATCTTAAAATAGTTATAAGTTTATTAATATTTACATTTGTATCATTACATGCACATGATGTTGGTTTTCGCAAAGTGGATAATGTTTCAAAAGATGGATTTTCAATGGTAGTACTATATCCAACTTCATCAAAACCAAAACCAGTAACTTTTGGTCCATTTACTTTAAATGTGGCAATAGGTGGCAAAGTTGAAGAGGGGAAGTTCCCTTTAGCAGTTTTATCTCATGGTTCAGGAAGTAGTAACTTATCATATAAAGATATAGCTATCTCATTGGTTACTAATGGTTTTATTGTTGTTATGCCTTTACATCCTAAAAATAACTATTTAGATAATTCATTTGAAGGTAAGGTTGAAAATTATATTAATAGACCAAAGCAAATATCATCATCAATTGATAAAGTTCTATCAATGAATAGTTTAAGTACTCATATTGACAATAATAAAATCGCTGTTTTAGGACACTCCATTGGTGGATATACTGCGCTTGTTGTTTCAGGTGCAATTGCTAAGACTAAGGATTTAATTGATTTATGTAAGAGAGAGTCATCTCTTCTTGATCCTTATTGTAAACCAGTTTTTGAAAAACTTTTAACACAAGAGATAAAGATTAGTTCAAAAGATACTAGAATAAAAGCACAAATATTGATGGCTCCTGTGGGAGCTGTATTTTTATCTAAGAATTCCTTAGCTGATGTTAATATACCTACATTATTACTTGTTCCTGAAAAAGATAGTGAATTAAGTGAAAAGTATAACTCTAAAGTAATTAAAGATATTCTTGAAAAGAAAGGTATTTTAACTTACAAAAAGATTTCTAATGCTGGACATTATTCATTTTTAACATCTTATCCCGATTTTTTAAAATCAAAATTAGGAATAATTGCACAAGATCCAGAAGGTTTTGATCGTGCTGCTTTTCAAAAAGAACTAGGTAAGTTGTGTGCTACTTACTTAAAAAAGGTATTATAGTTGGTATAGTTTGGGAATTTCAATTTAAGTATTTTATATAAAAAAGAAAGAAAGGTATGATATGAATAGAGTTCTTTTAGCAGGAGCTACAGGGTATTTAGGTGGATATATTGCAAAAGAGCTTCAACAACGATCTCAATTTTTTAGGACTATTGTTCGAAACCCAGATAAACTTGAAAAAAATGGTATTAAAGCCAATGAAATCCTTAATGCTGAATTGACTGACTCAAAATCTATCAAAGAGTGTTGTAAGGGAATAGATATTGTTATTTCCACTGTTGGTATCACAAAACAAAAAGATGGTCTTACTTATATGGATGTAGATTATCAAGCTAATATGAATTTGCTAAAAGAAGCTAAAAAAAGTAGAGTTAAAAAAT is a window of Halarcobacter sp. DNA encoding:
- a CDS encoding DUF2235 domain-containing protein, with the protein product MKKVIFCFDGTSNDPTDSQDFFTDTSISNVLKLYCFLGGILPKGTSSKIDTSIQESFYYSGVGTRGNWFIQKFNTWFAPPYGDMSDIIADANEDLNNIDENDIEIYIFGFSRGAAIARRFASQLNPKYRVKFLGVFDTVAATRGSLDLKSDTYPASGVVFENGTLGEHVEKAVHLVSIDEKRIAFQPTLFNKDDRVLEVWFSGVHSDIGGGYWFDALSDITLQFMCDYVSSQLKLLSIDEIEYNKLKVDDETNICKDDLEILPFISGKMHEQQRVGVSKNLLAPRLVRVNINDHPSSTDYPIIHHSVIDRFFEVKSYRPYALRDTRFKVLDKNNDISEEVYHGINGFRSLKSSESFK
- a CDS encoding LysE family translocator, whose protein sequence is MDLHILFLYSVVAFFYVISPGPAVFLAITNGLVHDMRTVTTSSFANILGLFILSSISISGLGIILLTSATLFMIVKIVGAGYLIYLGIKQFKSASSLKLKKDENIKIEKSLKKTFLESFFLAVTNPKPIIFFIALFPQFLNLKSNITPQFFIMTGIFMFFSFFSLCIYGFVAKSARGLFKKQNFMTWFHRITGGIFVGLGFSLLQIKNTQN
- a CDS encoding chlorophyllase/cutinase-like alpha/beta fold protein is translated as MKYLKIVISLLIFTFVSLHAHDVGFRKVDNVSKDGFSMVVLYPTSSKPKPVTFGPFTLNVAIGGKVEEGKFPLAVLSHGSGSSNLSYKDIAISLVTNGFIVVMPLHPKNNYLDNSFEGKVENYINRPKQISSSIDKVLSMNSLSTHIDNNKIAVLGHSIGGYTALVVSGAIAKTKDLIDLCKRESSLLDPYCKPVFEKLLTQEIKISSKDTRIKAQILMAPVGAVFLSKNSLADVNIPTLLLVPEKDSELSEKYNSKVIKDILEKKGILTYKKISNAGHYSFLTSYPDFLKSKLGIIAQDPEGFDRAAFQKELGKLCATYLKKVL
- a CDS encoding type II toxin-antitoxin system Phd/YefM family antitoxin; translated protein: MTKVMSVSQVRADIYNVMDETAQTHEPILITGKRNNVVMLSQEDWNAIEETLYLNSIPNMASSIQESMNADDSEFSEDIEW
- a CDS encoding rhodanese-like domain-containing protein — encoded protein: MNETLIYPILAIIAFIAYKKYTQYNVLKLVPSLLKQGGQIIDVRTKEEFTLSHKEGSINIPLESLKNRINELDNSKPIILCCASGSRSGLARRLLITKGFENVHNAGMWKSLLKF
- a CDS encoding Txe/YoeB family addiction module toxin — translated: MVEYKILYSKLALKDAKKLSITNLDKKVKELIEIIKKDPFQNPPPYEKLVGNLNGSYSRRINIQHRLVYEVKEDEKKVRISRM